From Papilio machaon chromosome 2, ilPapMach1.1, whole genome shotgun sequence, the proteins below share one genomic window:
- the LOC106717639 gene encoding tumor protein D52 isoform X2: MANTREVSAEPASLEYMEDPYFVPPDDDSTPSFDVAVDELDELEELTSWPRDTEAEEDWRALPDLADSALCIETEFYMDNRRRRLRIFRKKIREVRVTFQDLSKPYLAKVSSHTNYKKFLGITPGAEEAMPGAGAGAGGGDAQTPDELAGLSPEQVEQLRAEWSHELARVEDEIATLRTVLQSKIRQSSELKRKLGITVWKEITEDVNQGLKNVKESQVYQKTESVIKSTAEKTTSILGGITAGVSSKLGQMRNSDSFRSIEERVGTAYENVKGKVASRSNSTQSFDEALRDASRAASGATSPTIPEHKPLP; this comes from the exons ATGGCAAACACCCGTGAGGTAAGCGCGGAGCCCGCGAGCTTGGAGTACATGGAAGATCCGTATTTCGTGCCGCCAGACGACGACTCGACGCCCAGTTTCGATGTGGCGGTAGATGAGCTAGACGAGCTGGAGGAGCTGACGAGCTGGCCGCGTGACACCGAAGCCGAGGAGGACTGGCGCGCGCTACCCGACCTCGCCGACTCCGCGCTCTGCATCGAGACAGAGTTCTACATGGACAATCGTCGTAGACGACTCCGAATATTTAGGAAAAAGATTCGTGAAGTGCGCGTTACCTTCCAAGACCTCTCCAAACCGTATCTCGCGAAAGTTTCCAGTCACACAAACTACAAAAAGTTTCTGGGCATCACGCCTGGAG CTGAGGAAGCGATGCCAGGCGCGGGtgcgggcgcgggcggcggcgaTGCGCAAACGCCAGACGAGCTGGCGGGCTTATCGCCCGAGCAGGTGGAGCAGCTTCGAGCCGAGTGGAGCCACGAGCTGGCCCGCGTCGAAGACGAGATCGCCACGCTACGCACCGTGCTGCAGAGCAAG ATTCGTCAGAGCTCAGAGTTGAAGAGGAAACTTGGCATTACTGTGTGGAAGGAGATCACCGAGGACGTCAATCAGGgtttgaaaaatgtaaaggAAAGCCAAGT ATACCAAAAAACTGAATCTGTGATAAAATCGACTGCCGAGAAGACGACGTCCATCCTGGGCGGCATCACGGCCGGCGTCTCCAGCAAGCTCGGACAAATGCGCAACTCCGACTCCTTCCGCTCCATCGAGGAGCGCGTCGGCACCGCCTACGAGAACGTCAAG GGCAAAGTGGCGTCTCGTTCTAACTCGACTCAGAGTTTCGACGAGGCGCTGCGTGACGCGAGCCGCGCGGCCAGTGGCGCCACCTCCCCTACCATACCCGAACACAAGCCGCTGCCTTAA
- the LOC106717639 gene encoding tumor protein D54 isoform X4 produces MPGAGAGAGGGDAQTPDELAGLSPEQVEQLRAEWSHELARVEDEIATLRTVLQSKIRQSSELKRKLGITVWKEITEDVNQGLKNVKESQVYQTIETRVAALTQAVTEAPIYQKTESVIKSTAEKTTSILGGITAGVSSKLGQMRNSDSFRSIEERVGTAYENVKGKVASRSNSTQSFDEALRDASRAASGATSPTIPEHKPLP; encoded by the exons ATGCCAGGCGCGGGtgcgggcgcgggcggcggcgaTGCGCAAACGCCAGACGAGCTGGCGGGCTTATCGCCCGAGCAGGTGGAGCAGCTTCGAGCCGAGTGGAGCCACGAGCTGGCCCGCGTCGAAGACGAGATCGCCACGCTACGCACCGTGCTGCAGAGCAAG ATTCGTCAGAGCTCAGAGTTGAAGAGGAAACTTGGCATTACTGTGTGGAAGGAGATCACCGAGGACGTCAATCAGGgtttgaaaaatgtaaaggAAAGCCAAGT CTATCAAACCATTGAAACACGAGTCGCTGCGCTTACGCAGGCTGTGACGGAAGCACCAAT ATACCAAAAAACTGAATCTGTGATAAAATCGACTGCCGAGAAGACGACGTCCATCCTGGGCGGCATCACGGCCGGCGTCTCCAGCAAGCTCGGACAAATGCGCAACTCCGACTCCTTCCGCTCCATCGAGGAGCGCGTCGGCACCGCCTACGAGAACGTCAAG GGCAAAGTGGCGTCTCGTTCTAACTCGACTCAGAGTTTCGACGAGGCGCTGCGTGACGCGAGCCGCGCGGCCAGTGGCGCCACCTCCCCTACCATACCCGAACACAAGCCGCTGCCTTAA
- the LOC106717639 gene encoding tumor protein D54 isoform X3 — translation MSGVQTAEEAMPGAGAGAGGGDAQTPDELAGLSPEQVEQLRAEWSHELARVEDEIATLRTVLQSKIRQSSELKRKLGITVWKEITEDVNQGLKNVKESQVYQTIETRVAALTQAVTEAPIYQKTESVIKSTAEKTTSILGGITAGVSSKLGQMRNSDSFRSIEERVGTAYENVKGKVASRSNSTQSFDEALRDASRAASGATSPTIPEHKPLP, via the exons CTGAGGAAGCGATGCCAGGCGCGGGtgcgggcgcgggcggcggcgaTGCGCAAACGCCAGACGAGCTGGCGGGCTTATCGCCCGAGCAGGTGGAGCAGCTTCGAGCCGAGTGGAGCCACGAGCTGGCCCGCGTCGAAGACGAGATCGCCACGCTACGCACCGTGCTGCAGAGCAAG ATTCGTCAGAGCTCAGAGTTGAAGAGGAAACTTGGCATTACTGTGTGGAAGGAGATCACCGAGGACGTCAATCAGGgtttgaaaaatgtaaaggAAAGCCAAGT CTATCAAACCATTGAAACACGAGTCGCTGCGCTTACGCAGGCTGTGACGGAAGCACCAAT ATACCAAAAAACTGAATCTGTGATAAAATCGACTGCCGAGAAGACGACGTCCATCCTGGGCGGCATCACGGCCGGCGTCTCCAGCAAGCTCGGACAAATGCGCAACTCCGACTCCTTCCGCTCCATCGAGGAGCGCGTCGGCACCGCCTACGAGAACGTCAAG GGCAAAGTGGCGTCTCGTTCTAACTCGACTCAGAGTTTCGACGAGGCGCTGCGTGACGCGAGCCGCGCGGCCAGTGGCGCCACCTCCCCTACCATACCCGAACACAAGCCGCTGCCTTAA
- the LOC106717639 gene encoding tumor protein D54 isoform X1 — translation MANTREVSAEPASLEYMEDPYFVPPDDDSTPSFDVAVDELDELEELTSWPRDTEAEEDWRALPDLADSALCIETEFYMDNRRRRLRIFRKKIREVRVTFQDLSKPYLAKVSSHTNYKKFLGITPGAEEAMPGAGAGAGGGDAQTPDELAGLSPEQVEQLRAEWSHELARVEDEIATLRTVLQSKIRQSSELKRKLGITVWKEITEDVNQGLKNVKESQVYQTIETRVAALTQAVTEAPIYQKTESVIKSTAEKTTSILGGITAGVSSKLGQMRNSDSFRSIEERVGTAYENVKGKVASRSNSTQSFDEALRDASRAASGATSPTIPEHKPLP, via the exons ATGGCAAACACCCGTGAGGTAAGCGCGGAGCCCGCGAGCTTGGAGTACATGGAAGATCCGTATTTCGTGCCGCCAGACGACGACTCGACGCCCAGTTTCGATGTGGCGGTAGATGAGCTAGACGAGCTGGAGGAGCTGACGAGCTGGCCGCGTGACACCGAAGCCGAGGAGGACTGGCGCGCGCTACCCGACCTCGCCGACTCCGCGCTCTGCATCGAGACAGAGTTCTACATGGACAATCGTCGTAGACGACTCCGAATATTTAGGAAAAAGATTCGTGAAGTGCGCGTTACCTTCCAAGACCTCTCCAAACCGTATCTCGCGAAAGTTTCCAGTCACACAAACTACAAAAAGTTTCTGGGCATCACGCCTGGAG CTGAGGAAGCGATGCCAGGCGCGGGtgcgggcgcgggcggcggcgaTGCGCAAACGCCAGACGAGCTGGCGGGCTTATCGCCCGAGCAGGTGGAGCAGCTTCGAGCCGAGTGGAGCCACGAGCTGGCCCGCGTCGAAGACGAGATCGCCACGCTACGCACCGTGCTGCAGAGCAAG ATTCGTCAGAGCTCAGAGTTGAAGAGGAAACTTGGCATTACTGTGTGGAAGGAGATCACCGAGGACGTCAATCAGGgtttgaaaaatgtaaaggAAAGCCAAGT CTATCAAACCATTGAAACACGAGTCGCTGCGCTTACGCAGGCTGTGACGGAAGCACCAAT ATACCAAAAAACTGAATCTGTGATAAAATCGACTGCCGAGAAGACGACGTCCATCCTGGGCGGCATCACGGCCGGCGTCTCCAGCAAGCTCGGACAAATGCGCAACTCCGACTCCTTCCGCTCCATCGAGGAGCGCGTCGGCACCGCCTACGAGAACGTCAAG GGCAAAGTGGCGTCTCGTTCTAACTCGACTCAGAGTTTCGACGAGGCGCTGCGTGACGCGAGCCGCGCGGCCAGTGGCGCCACCTCCCCTACCATACCCGAACACAAGCCGCTGCCTTAA